The proteins below are encoded in one region of Planctopirus limnophila DSM 3776:
- a CDS encoding GNAT family N-acetyltransferase: MGSAAAGTVRAESSASPPETPSAVTSIPKADGHTQRNKRRIHETDFRMEIVTDHARLQEIIPQWSELASRSIEPNPFYEHWFVLPALRHFPHDPGLRFILIWQSGLRPGESEKLVAMFPLQRQHKTWQQPLNCDRLWQHDYTYLCTPLVDSENTAIILTEFFKWTRTTACGASFLELPHIHGEGPFQHALLEAMERQSVFSLVSHQYGRALFRRAASAEIYLDQATTSHHRQELRRQRRRLAEQGQFETRELNAGENVDPWVDLFLQLEGGGWKGQQQTAMASLSHHAQWFRDVCRAAQERGQLMMLGLFLNGQAIAVKCNFLAGDGGFTFKIGFDEAYAKFSPGVQLEIENIGFAHQKPDLNWLDSCAAPGHFMISRLWPERRTIQRLLVSTGRWGDLSIAARFGLRALRRVIKPPQQTAMADN; encoded by the coding sequence ATGGGAAGCGCTGCAGCCGGAACAGTGAGGGCGGAATCATCTGCTTCACCCCCTGAGACTCCTTCGGCAGTCACGTCAATTCCCAAAGCTGATGGTCACACCCAGCGAAATAAACGACGCATTCACGAAACCGATTTCCGCATGGAAATCGTTACCGATCATGCCCGCCTGCAAGAAATCATTCCACAGTGGAGTGAATTAGCCAGTCGGTCGATCGAGCCCAATCCTTTTTATGAGCATTGGTTTGTCCTGCCGGCGCTGCGACATTTTCCGCACGATCCGGGACTTCGCTTTATTCTCATCTGGCAATCGGGATTGCGGCCCGGAGAATCCGAAAAGCTGGTCGCGATGTTCCCTCTCCAGCGTCAGCACAAGACATGGCAACAGCCGCTGAATTGTGATCGACTCTGGCAGCATGATTACACGTATCTTTGCACTCCCCTGGTTGATTCTGAGAACACAGCGATCATTCTGACCGAGTTCTTCAAGTGGACTCGGACAACAGCCTGCGGTGCCAGTTTTCTCGAGTTGCCGCATATCCATGGTGAGGGGCCATTTCAACACGCTTTACTCGAAGCCATGGAGCGACAATCGGTCTTTTCGCTCGTATCTCATCAATATGGCCGGGCGCTGTTTCGAAGAGCCGCCAGTGCTGAGATTTATCTGGATCAGGCGACGACATCGCATCACCGTCAGGAACTCCGGCGGCAACGTCGTCGGCTTGCTGAACAGGGGCAATTTGAAACGCGTGAATTGAATGCCGGGGAGAATGTTGACCCCTGGGTGGATCTTTTTTTGCAGCTTGAAGGTGGAGGATGGAAAGGTCAGCAACAGACGGCGATGGCATCGCTCTCTCACCACGCACAGTGGTTTCGTGATGTCTGCCGGGCAGCTCAGGAACGCGGACAATTGATGATGCTGGGGCTGTTTCTCAATGGTCAGGCGATCGCTGTCAAATGCAATTTTCTGGCGGGAGATGGTGGCTTTACATTCAAGATTGGATTTGACGAAGCCTATGCCAAATTCTCTCCCGGGGTACAACTCGAAATTGAGAACATTGGCTTTGCTCACCAGAAGCCTGACTTGAATTGGCTGGATTCCTGTGCTGCTCCTGGCCACTTCATGATTTCGCGGCTCTGGCCCGAGCGACGAACGATTCAGCGACTACTCGTCTCGACGGGACGCTGGGGTGATCTTTCAATTGCCGCTCGCTTTGGATTGCGTGCCTTGCGAAGGGTCATTAAGCCTCCACAACAAACCGCAATGGCCGACAATTAG
- a CDS encoding AAA family ATPase — protein MSNFSADLVGRIRAGYPLVVIKTHEEERCLSIIRQLSEEESWELREGMPAEHQPDLAATRPIDSAQWVAGAEVAAEGLVWLICRLGRFLDSPQAIRDFRETVTTALRRRQTLIVIDPDPDLPVDVEKLAISMALPLPDLADLRQILQEYKEESLAMHHQVEPWSHEEEDSLLKALAGLTWHEARMAIRRAMLDRKTVDDDVIRLLISEKKSLASGSEFLTFYDLQEGLNNVGGLDQLKEWLTQRSKALSPSAREQGIPAPKGVFLLGVQGCGKSLSARVTARVLGFPLVRLDVTHLLAGQHGGPEENLRKVLQTMENLAPAVLWLDEIEKGFAGAEQSSGGATDSTMARLLGTFLTWISEVEQPVFLVATANSVESLPPELLRRGRFDELFFIDLPNFDERLKILQIHLEKRGWQPSLYDLDLLARQTDGYSGAELEQIVSSAIVESFSHGRILEMEDLEKARRSLIPLSITAEDQVFAIRQWAEGRCRKATSDHRVVRMLDDEQQAELRTISAAPAVTIDAAEAWQQLAAHGQLKAAIVEYVRRTGEAGFAPLAESFDRFQPTKGDYGLRLKHPAGVLVAAGLSREFANLLIELFSSRRLYLRVVPPAHELVQVPLRLALLDAVPSEALAKPVFLPCTLRLSPDVRNARSLQELKIVRLGTQAE, from the coding sequence ATGTCAAACTTTTCTGCCGATCTCGTGGGGCGTATTCGAGCTGGCTATCCGCTGGTCGTGATCAAGACACACGAAGAGGAACGCTGCCTATCAATCATTCGCCAACTCTCGGAAGAAGAATCCTGGGAATTGCGTGAGGGAATGCCGGCTGAACATCAGCCCGATCTTGCCGCCACGAGGCCCATCGATTCGGCTCAATGGGTTGCCGGCGCCGAGGTCGCTGCGGAAGGTCTGGTCTGGCTCATTTGTCGGTTAGGCCGCTTTCTCGATTCTCCGCAGGCCATTCGAGATTTTCGTGAAACCGTCACCACGGCACTTCGTCGCCGTCAAACTTTGATCGTTATTGATCCTGACCCAGATCTTCCCGTGGATGTCGAAAAGCTGGCTATTTCAATGGCCCTCCCTTTGCCTGATCTCGCCGATTTGAGACAGATTTTGCAGGAGTACAAGGAAGAATCTCTTGCGATGCATCACCAGGTCGAACCTTGGAGCCACGAAGAGGAAGACTCATTGCTTAAAGCACTCGCCGGTCTGACCTGGCATGAAGCTCGCATGGCAATTCGCCGGGCGATGCTTGATCGCAAAACCGTTGATGATGATGTCATTCGTCTGCTGATCTCCGAGAAGAAGAGCCTTGCTTCCGGATCGGAGTTCTTGACCTTTTATGATCTTCAAGAAGGTCTAAACAATGTTGGTGGACTCGATCAGCTCAAGGAGTGGCTGACCCAAAGATCAAAGGCTTTATCACCCTCAGCCCGAGAACAAGGGATCCCTGCCCCAAAGGGAGTCTTTCTCCTGGGGGTTCAAGGGTGCGGAAAAAGTCTTTCTGCACGCGTGACTGCCAGAGTCCTGGGGTTTCCTCTGGTGCGGCTCGATGTCACTCATTTACTGGCTGGTCAGCACGGTGGGCCGGAAGAAAATCTGCGAAAAGTCCTGCAGACGATGGAGAATCTCGCACCGGCTGTCCTCTGGCTCGATGAAATCGAAAAAGGTTTTGCAGGAGCCGAACAATCATCCGGTGGAGCGACCGACTCAACCATGGCCCGCCTGCTGGGAACTTTTCTGACCTGGATCAGCGAAGTCGAGCAACCTGTCTTTCTGGTAGCCACAGCCAATTCTGTTGAATCTCTTCCCCCGGAGCTGCTGCGCCGCGGCCGATTTGATGAACTCTTTTTTATCGACTTACCCAACTTTGATGAGCGACTAAAGATATTGCAGATCCATCTCGAAAAGCGAGGCTGGCAACCTTCCCTGTACGATCTCGATCTGTTGGCGCGGCAGACCGATGGCTACAGCGGAGCGGAACTGGAGCAGATTGTCAGTTCAGCGATTGTGGAATCTTTCAGCCACGGTCGAATTCTGGAAATGGAAGATCTTGAGAAAGCACGTCGATCACTGATTCCCTTGTCGATCACTGCCGAAGATCAGGTTTTTGCGATCCGCCAGTGGGCGGAAGGTCGTTGCCGCAAAGCGACCAGCGATCATCGGGTTGTCCGCATGCTCGACGATGAACAGCAGGCAGAATTACGCACGATTTCCGCAGCTCCCGCAGTGACCATAGATGCTGCAGAGGCATGGCAACAACTGGCAGCTCACGGCCAACTGAAGGCTGCAATTGTCGAATATGTCAGACGAACCGGTGAGGCGGGCTTTGCCCCTCTGGCCGAAAGTTTTGATCGATTTCAACCCACGAAAGGTGACTACGGTTTACGGCTGAAGCACCCGGCTGGCGTCCTTGTCGCGGCCGGATTGTCTCGTGAGTTTGCCAATCTTCTGATTGAGTTGTTCTCGTCGAGAAGGCTCTACTTAAGAGTCGTTCCTCCCGCGCATGAACTGGTGCAAGTCCCATTAAGGCTCGCTCTTCTGGATGCTGTTCCCTCGGAAGCGCTGGCGAAACCGGTCTTTCTTCCCTGCACGTTACGACTTTCGCCGGATGTTCGTAACGCTAGATCTCTACAGGAGTTAAAAATCGTCAGGCTGGGCACTCAAGCTGAATAA
- a CDS encoding cupin-like domain-containing protein — MLTMTPPNSVQTSAIAGENSTLLEWDTAEFDRCFNKQPFLIRHRLCENPLFSVERLLKLAQELPENDIEYNAGNLPINQDPDLTPRNGLSVADTVRRIKECKSWMVLKHVENDPAYGKVLDDCLAEVRTQSEAIVPGMMSAHAYIFLTSPGSITPYHMDPEHNFLLQIHGSKIVHLFDGNDPSIVSQEDFERFYGGRVRNMTLADENRSKSWVFDLQPGYGLHFPVTYPHFVQNCEEVSVSLSITFRTPDLDRRLGIHSINWKLRQRGWKPSPVGKHRLLDWGKYQYYRAARRLNMI; from the coding sequence ATGTTGACAATGACTCCTCCGAACTCTGTGCAGACATCAGCAATTGCCGGAGAGAATTCGACTCTGCTCGAGTGGGATACTGCCGAGTTTGATCGCTGCTTCAACAAGCAGCCATTTCTCATTCGGCATCGTCTCTGCGAAAACCCGCTGTTTTCCGTAGAACGCCTGCTCAAGCTGGCTCAGGAACTTCCTGAAAACGATATCGAATACAATGCCGGCAACTTACCGATCAATCAGGATCCCGACCTCACGCCTCGTAATGGTCTCAGTGTGGCCGATACCGTTCGGCGCATTAAAGAATGCAAGTCGTGGATGGTTCTCAAGCATGTGGAAAACGATCCCGCCTACGGGAAAGTCCTGGATGACTGCCTGGCTGAAGTTCGTACCCAATCGGAAGCCATTGTCCCGGGCATGATGTCGGCTCATGCCTATATTTTTCTCACTTCTCCGGGTTCCATCACACCCTATCACATGGATCCGGAACATAATTTCCTGCTCCAGATTCATGGCAGCAAAATCGTTCATCTGTTTGATGGAAATGACCCGTCGATTGTTTCCCAGGAAGACTTCGAGCGTTTTTATGGTGGACGGGTTCGCAATATGACTCTCGCCGATGAGAATCGCTCAAAATCATGGGTCTTTGATCTGCAGCCCGGTTATGGACTTCACTTCCCAGTGACCTATCCACACTTCGTGCAAAACTGTGAAGAGGTCTCGGTATCGCTGAGCATCACCTTCCGGACACCCGATCTCGATCGCCGTCTGGGTATTCACTCGATCAATTGGAAGCTCCGCCAGCGTGGCTGGAAGCCCTCCCCTGTGGGTAAGCATCGACTCCTCGATTGGGGCAAGTATCAGTACTATCGAGCGGCCCGCCGCCTGAACATGATCTGA